Proteins encoded together in one Telopea speciosissima isolate NSW1024214 ecotype Mountain lineage chromosome 6, Tspe_v1, whole genome shotgun sequence window:
- the LOC122665760 gene encoding uncharacterized protein LOC122665760 — MASKCCGGTLEMKLDVQKAYDTLEWKFLFDVMSKFGFSQSWICWIKEMMRSTKMSILINGGQVGYFGVERGLKQDDPLSLLLFILDEEVLCLGLTNLRMKGVRKVKNFLDCYQDYSGQKINLEKSKVFVGEMSVLRKRKVKEVLQIPECVFPTRYLGVDLFKRRVKKDFILPLVDKFKARLAGWKGRLLSMAGRVELVRSVMCSIPVHNFSVYLWPTSIMELMERWIRNFIWCGDASSSKAITVRWSKLCRPKSEGGLGVRRLKELNLALLAKLAWFIKCDSSRFVDFLRGRLLTANGSLKKGVKSSILPSIRRVWEMVGVNERWIIGNGKKINFWFDRWVNGQRVYDVIAPYVTNPRSLKDKVADYIDEGEWSFPVLRSPELQVVCNQIMQIKLPTTEHEDTRVWALTESGLFSVKSAWEGMRSYAPQQGWARLVWQKGLVPRASVFGWRLTHRSLPTDENVTKRAAHGASCYDLCCRCLELSQHIFIECEFAASVWAATLSMFELSWTGFPSIEELLMVEEEKVSQGWPVRQLDVHNAFLHGLLHEEAACAWFHRLSKFRLNLGFHGSQMDTSLLIRQMGAHVCYILIYVDDILVTGSDSSVMTSLLQQLSSEISIKDLGDLYFILGIEVVTQPKGLLLSQSCYISDLLHHIGMTNYKPAFTDADWTGDGIDRKSTSGFAVFLSPNLISWISRTQRTVARSSIKAEYKILADASAELI, encoded by the exons ATGGCTTCCAAATGTTGTGGGGGAACCTTAGAGATGAAGCTGGATGTCCAAAAGGCGTATGATACGCTGGAATGGAAGTTTTTGTTTGATGTTATGAGCAAATTCGGTTTCTCCCAAAGCTGGATATGCTGGATCAAGGAGATGATGAGATCAACAAAAATGTCGATCCTAATCAATGGTGGACAGGTTGGGTATTTTGGGGTGGAGAGAGGACTAAAGCAGGATGACCCTttgtcccttcttctctttattcTGGATGAAGAAGTTTTGTGTCTTGGTTTGACTAATTTGAGGATGAAGGG TGTTCGAAAGGTTAAGAATTTTTTGGACTGCTATCAAGACTATTCGGGGCAGAAAATAAATCTTGAGAAAAGCAAAGTATTTGTAGGGGAAATGTCAGTTCTAAGAAAGCGCAAGGTGAAGGAGGTGCTGCAGATTCCTGAGTGTGTTTTCCCCACTCGTTATCTTGGGGTGGATCTATTCAAGAGGAGAGTAAAAAAAGATTTCATTCTTCCTCTGGTGGATAAATTCAAGGCTAGATTGGCGGGGTGGAAAGGCAGACTATTATCTATGGCTGGAAGGGTGGAATTGGTGAGGTCTGTGATGTGCAGCATTCCGGTACATAACTTCTCGGTGTACCTATGGCCGACTTCGATAATGGAACTAATGGAACGGTGGAttagaaattttatttggtGTGGGGACGCTTCTTCTTCAAAGGCTATCACGGTTAGATGGAGCAAGCTATGCAGACCTAAGAGTGAGGGAGGATTGGGAGTGAGAAGACTTAAGGAACTTAACCTTGCTTTACTAGCAAAGTTGGCATGGTTTATAAAGTGTGATAGTTCCAGATTTGTGGACTTCTTGCGGGGGAGACTTCTTACAGCTAATGGGTCCTTAAAGAAGGGGGTGAAGTCCTCTATACTACCTAGCATTCGAAGGGTGTGGGAGATGGTAGGTGTGAACGAGAGATGGATAATTGGCAACgggaagaaaataaatttctgGTTTGATCGGTGGGTGAATGGACAACGTGTCTATGATGTCATAGCTCCATACGTCACAAATCCAAGGTCGTTGAAGGACAAGGTTGCCGACTATATTGATGAGGGGGAGTGGAGTTTTCCGGTTCTTAGATCGCCAGAATTGCAGGTGGTGTGTAATCAGATCATGCAAATTAAATTGCCAACTACGGAGCATGAGGACACAAGAGTCTGGGCGTTGACGGAGTCGGGGTTGTTCTCGGTAAAATCTGCATGGGAGGGTATGCGATCCTATGCACCACAGCAAGGATGGGCGAGGCTGGTGTGGCAAAAAGGCCTAGTGCCAAGAGCTTCGGTTTTTGGCTGGAGGCTAACGCATCGAAGTCTCCCAACGGATGAAAATGTAACAAAGCGTGCAGCTCATGGGGCGTCATGCTATGATCTATGCTGTAGGTGCCTGGAGTTAAGCCAGCATATCTTTATTGAGTGCGAATTTGCTGCCAGTGTTTGGGCTGCAACCCTCTCTATGTTTGAGTTGAGTTGGACTGGCTTCCCATCCATTGAAGAGCTTCTCatggtggaggaggaaaaag TGTCACAAGGTTGGCCCGTTCGTCAACTGGATGTTCACAATGCATTCCTCCATGGGTTGTTGCATGAAGAG gcaGCTTGTGCCTGGTTCCATCGATTGTCAAAATTCCGGCTCAATCTTGGCTTTCATGGTTCTCAAATGGATACTTCCCTTCTTATTAGGCAAATGGGTGCACATGTCTgctatattttaatttatgttgatgatattttagtCACTGGCAGTGACTCTAGTGTGATGACCTCACTTCTGCAACAGCTATCTAGTGAAATTTCGATCAAGGACCTTggtgatttatatttcattcttggtattgaggttgttACTCAACCTAAAGGTCTCTTACTTTCTCAGTCTTGTTATATTTCTGATCTTCTACACCACATCGGCATGACAAACTATAAACCG GCgtttactgatgctgattggacCGGTGATGGTATTGATCGGAAATCAACTAGTGGGTTTGCGGTTTTTCTCagtccaaacttgatttcttggaTTTCTCGTACACAGCGGACCGTTGCCCGTTCTTCTATAAAGGCCGAATACAAAATCTTGGCTGACGCGTCAGCTGAATTAATCTGA
- the LOC122664049 gene encoding zinc finger protein STAMENLESS 1 → MRPERNPLDLNNLPEEYGRDGKQVLEDTSSIATEASDSTRGRRKKSGGKEGKDEHAKVYECRFCSLKFCKSQALGGHMNRHRQERETETLNRARQLVFSNENLAAQGVSHLGFRDLQMGSGQQIPSGRYHHHQNASMGGDPSMATFRPVYPTRILPPPSPPPPPQPNYLCSSSRFVSFPPSQYRPPPPPTSPFPPHSLNDYVVGHVLPNNNNNNNRNPNQNYRGTTESTNYTCIGAPLGHGFPSDDGSSGSGSVRRTMDLSASPSGGGADESLSWGRSSYGERGTQQQQQQQQRLDPWINRFQDDEF, encoded by the exons AT GAGACCTGAAAGGAACCCATTAGACCTCAACAACTTACCTGAGGAGTATGGAAGAGATGGTAAACAAGTCCTTGAAGATACCTCCAGCATTGCTACTGAAGCTTCAGATTCTACTC GtggtagaagaaagaaaagtggcggaaaggaaggaaaagatgAACATGCGAAGGTCTATGAGTGTAGGTTTTGTTCCCTGAAGTTCTGCAAATCTCAAGCTCTTGGGGGACACATGAATCGCCATCGCCAAG AGAGGGAGACAGAAACATTGAACCGTGCTCGTCAGCTAGTCTTCAGTAACGAAAACCTAGCCGCCCAAGGGGTCTCCCATTTAGG ATTCAGAGATCTGCAAATGGGAAGTGGTCAACAAATCCCATCTGGaagatatcatcatcatcaaaatgcAAGTATGGGAGGAGACCCATCTATGGCAACCTTCAGACCAGTTTACCCAACAAGAATAttaccaccaccatctccacctcctcctcctcaaccTAATTACCTCTGCAGCTCTTCTCGTTTTGTTTCCTTTCCACCATCTCAGTaccgaccaccaccaccaccaacatctccTTTTCCTCCTCATTCCTTGAATGACTACGTGGTTGGCCATGTCTtacccaacaacaacaacaacaacaatagaaACCCAAATCAAAATTACAGAGGAACAACAGAATCAACGAATTATACTTGCATTGGAGCACCATTAGGACATGGGTTTCCATCAGATGATGGAAGTAGTGGAAGTGGAAGTGTCAGAAGGACGATGGATTTGTCAGCATCACCATCGGGGGGAGGAGCAGATGAGTCATTGAGTTGGGGTCGTAGCAGCTACGGAGAGAGAGGGacacaacaacagcagcagcagcagcagcgtTTGGATCCTTGGATTAATAGGTTTCAAGATGATGAGTTTTAA